The Hemiscyllium ocellatum isolate sHemOce1 chromosome 19, sHemOce1.pat.X.cur, whole genome shotgun sequence genome has a segment encoding these proteins:
- the LOC132824670 gene encoding LOW QUALITY PROTEIN: cytochrome c oxidase subunit 6C-like (The sequence of the model RefSeq protein was modified relative to this genomic sequence to represent the inferred CDS: substituted 2 bases at 2 genomic stop codons), protein MSSAVIAKPVMXGLLAKRLXFHLAVVFTLAFAAAGTVKFVVGESRKKVYADFCKKYDSMKAFETMRDAGIFESVKPKK, encoded by the coding sequence ATGTCTTCTGCTGTGATTGCCAAGCCTGTGATGTGAGGTCTATTGGCCAAACGTCTATGATTTCACTTGGCTGTGGTTTTTACTTTAGCTTTTGCAGCAGCTGGTACCGTCAAGTTTGTAGTAGGTGAATCCAGGAAGAAAGTATATGCTGACTTCTGTAAGAAGTATGATTCAATGAAGGCTTTTGAGACCATGAGGGATGCTGGTATATTTGAAAGTGTGAAACCAAAGAAGTAG